The DNA segment CCCCGCGGCAATCTATGCGTGTCCAGTCGCGCGGCGATCGACCTGGTTTGCGAGGCTGCGCTGCGCAGCCTCGCCGACTACCCAGAGAATGCGTTGTTGCACATCTGGGGCGCTGACGTGAGGCGGGGCGCCTGGTGCCGGTGCGGCAGCTGCCGGGAACTCGCTCCCCAGCATCAGTACCTGCAGGTGGTCAATGCGATAGCCGCGTCTTTTGCGAAGGCCAACCTATCGTGCCCGGTCTCATACCTCGCCTATCACGACACCATCGACCCTGATCCGAGCCTGCATCCGCTGTCCAACGTCAGGGTAGAGTGGGCCCCGCGCGAGCGTTGTTACTCGCACGCGATCGATGATCCAGCCTGCGACGTCAATCCCCGCTACCTTGCTTCGCTGAAACACTACCTGGAAATTTTCGAGGGCCGCTGCGATGTGTTTGAGTATTATGCCGATGCAATCCTGTTTGGGGGGCTGGCGTTTGCTACTCCGTCGGTCATTGCGCGCGACCTGCGCGTCTATCACGCCCTCGGAATTTCCAGCGTATCGTCCCTCACCTTCGGCGCGTACAGCCTGCTTGCGTATCCGGTCAACCTGGAAACTTTCGTGCGTTGCGCGACCAACGTCGGATCCGATCCCGCTCTCGCGCTGGAGAAGACCGCCCAGGGGCGGCATCCGGCCTGCGCGAGTTCGTGGCGAGATGCTTACCGTGCCATCGCCGACGCATCCGCGATGGTGCTGGACTATGCGGACGTGATGCGACCGCCGCTGGAGCCGGCCCGGGCGCCTCGCAAGCGCGTGGAACTCGCACGCGCGGCAGAATGCTTCCGGCGTGCGAGTGATGCCGCCGATGCGATACTGCGATCCAACGAAGAGCCGCTAGTTCGCGGCGAACGGCAGCTGTGGAGCTACAGTGCGGAGGTGCTCGAAAGCCTCGTGGACTATCTGGCCGCCAAGGGCAGCCGCGCGCGCGATCGCGCGCAACGCGGCGAGGCGGCGATCAAGAAGATCGCCGATGCGATTGAGCAAATTCGCGCCATCGACCAGCGACTCAAGGGCACCTGGGGTACCTACGACTTGGAATGGATTCGCGAGCTTTGGCTCAACA comes from the Candidatus Binataceae bacterium genome and includes:
- a CDS encoding DUF4838 domain-containing protein; protein product: MTREASTYGPLAIRHGAPGPRQEVATAVADLSRGLTRMLGSKVAVQEDAQIGGREIVLTVDDAQPPHQSPPDSLGGDSFSISRPSDRSVSIRSSSERGLIHGAASLLVQLGASFPAGVPAIYPRIEPERIRNLKPSVFTPSFSRRAFASDIMTWNYAFTDRLKLHLDHDREFIPWMARRGLNAFSYIRHAHDTRQRIEELVPMLSTHGIAAEYGGHVLQLLLPRERFVHDPSMFPADDSGTRLPRGNLCVSSRAAIDLVCEAALRSLADYPENALLHIWGADVRRGAWCRCGSCRELAPQHQYLQVVNAIAASFAKANLSCPVSYLAYHDTIDPDPSLHPLSNVRVEWAPRERCYSHAIDDPACDVNPRYLASLKHYLEIFEGRCDVFEYYADAILFGGLAFATPSVIARDLRVYHALGISSVSSLTFGAYSLLAYPVNLETFVRCATNVGSDPALALEKTAQGRHPACASSWRDAYRAIADASAMVLDYADVMRPPLEPARAPRKRVELARAAECFRRASDAADAILRSNEEPLVRGERQLWSYSAEVLESLVDYLAAKGSRARDRAQRGEAAIKKIADAIEQIRAIDQRLKGTWGTYDLEWIRELWLNTLRRGLKDNSEQLEEMI